In Williamwhitmania sp., the following are encoded in one genomic region:
- a CDS encoding UPF0182 family protein, protein MKTNKKIIISIAAILVVFYLLTLFLNYYGDWLWFNNMHYGLVFATMLTAQATSFMAFFLVFILFFGLNIRRAYKNGTVSRNNQLLREDDPRILIQPYYNGKAAFWLWGIVALFFGIIMSSSAVSHWNDFLQFIQSSSFGIKDPIFGKDAGFYVFKLPVYQFVVSQYLYLIVLTAIGVLVSYYLDSAISLAGNKFNIATRVKNHLIRLVGLFMLGISASNFLSIYQNLYSSQGPAFGPSYVTVHAQIPAGWALFIMSLVITILLFLMPLIKKYKILLYAAGVWLLTLVGFVWIYPGLVEQYEVKPTELSKETPYILNNIKFTREAYGLNKVKVKPFPVDQSLTYADIKENHSTIENIRLWDRRPLIQTYKQLQEIRLYYDFNSVQVDRYHFDRYTQVALAARELPASQIPSRAQTWVNKHLIYTHGYGVVMNPVNKIMEDGMPELIMKDIPPTTTTPISLKQMALYYGEETDQYVLVNTTAKEFDYPKGANNVYTDYKGSGGVRISNLFKRIVYAWKFSDIKILLTGYITPQSRIMFNRNIVTRDRTIAPFLAYDSQPYLVVGTDGQLYWIHDAYTTSNMFPYSEPFPQGQDGNSFNYIDNSVKVVINAFNGDVSYYVINPNDPIVETLQKIYPSLFKPFSDMPDFLKAHIRYPTDLFNIQTQMYNVYHMTDPKVFYNQEDYWDVPNALADNNAQAKMFPYYVIMRLPGNTEEEYILMQPLTPSKKDNMIAWMCARCDVPNYGELIVYTLPKDKLVYGPMQIEGRINQKPDISAELTLWGQQGSHVFKGNQLVIPINNSFIYVEPVYLQSQEGQIPELKRVIVIYKDQIEMRPTLDEALQAIFNSSGLQDSTTVQLGIVMGNLVKSGLSTKAKEALSHYNKAVEYLKQDDWDGYGKELRQMKAILSEMTTDSGISPKAKHQ, encoded by the coding sequence ATGAAAACAAACAAAAAGATAATCATTAGCATTGCCGCCATTTTAGTGGTTTTCTACCTACTAACCCTCTTCTTAAATTACTATGGCGACTGGCTTTGGTTCAACAACATGCACTACGGTTTGGTGTTCGCAACCATGCTTACGGCACAGGCTACCTCCTTTATGGCGTTCTTCCTTGTCTTCATCCTCTTTTTCGGCCTGAACATCCGCCGGGCATATAAAAATGGCACTGTCAGCCGCAACAACCAGCTCCTGCGCGAAGATGATCCACGGATCCTGATTCAACCCTACTACAATGGGAAAGCAGCCTTCTGGCTTTGGGGAATAGTTGCGCTGTTCTTCGGTATCATCATGAGCTCGTCAGCCGTGAGCCATTGGAACGATTTTTTACAGTTCATTCAATCCTCTTCCTTTGGAATCAAAGACCCTATTTTTGGCAAAGATGCCGGGTTCTATGTGTTTAAACTTCCGGTTTATCAGTTCGTGGTGAGCCAGTATCTCTATTTAATCGTTCTTACGGCAATTGGTGTGCTGGTTTCCTATTACCTAGACAGCGCCATTAGCCTTGCCGGCAATAAGTTCAATATCGCCACACGGGTAAAAAATCACCTGATTAGGTTGGTTGGACTATTTATGCTGGGCATTTCAGCATCCAACTTTCTGAGTATCTACCAGAACTTATACTCCTCGCAAGGGCCTGCCTTCGGACCTTCCTACGTTACAGTACATGCGCAGATACCTGCAGGTTGGGCTCTTTTCATTATGAGTTTGGTGATTACCATCCTTCTATTTTTAATGCCGCTCATAAAAAAATACAAAATTCTGCTTTATGCCGCCGGTGTCTGGCTACTCACACTAGTGGGCTTTGTATGGATCTATCCCGGATTAGTGGAGCAGTATGAGGTAAAGCCCACCGAGCTGAGCAAAGAAACACCATACATCCTGAATAACATTAAATTTACAAGAGAAGCCTACGGGCTCAACAAAGTAAAGGTTAAACCTTTTCCGGTAGATCAGTCGCTCACCTACGCCGACATCAAGGAAAACCACAGCACCATTGAGAACATCCGTCTGTGGGACCGCCGACCACTGATACAAACCTACAAGCAATTGCAGGAAATCCGCCTTTATTACGACTTTAACAGTGTGCAGGTAGACCGCTACCACTTTGACAGGTATACGCAAGTGGCGCTGGCCGCAAGGGAGCTGCCTGCTTCGCAAATTCCAAGCCGTGCCCAGACCTGGGTAAACAAGCATTTGATCTATACCCATGGCTACGGCGTGGTGATGAATCCTGTCAATAAAATTATGGAGGATGGTATGCCCGAGCTAATCATGAAGGACATTCCGCCAACCACCACTACCCCAATCAGCTTAAAGCAGATGGCTCTCTACTACGGCGAGGAGACCGACCAATACGTATTGGTAAATACAACGGCCAAAGAATTTGATTATCCCAAGGGGGCCAATAATGTCTACACCGACTATAAAGGTAGCGGAGGTGTTCGCATTTCTAACCTGTTCAAGCGCATTGTTTATGCCTGGAAATTTTCCGACATAAAAATTCTACTTACCGGCTATATCACCCCACAAAGCCGCATAATGTTCAATAGAAATATTGTAACGCGTGATCGGACCATCGCCCCATTTCTTGCATACGACAGTCAGCCTTACCTAGTTGTTGGAACTGACGGACAGCTCTACTGGATACACGACGCCTATACCACCAGCAATATGTTTCCCTATTCTGAACCATTCCCACAAGGCCAGGACGGAAACAGCTTCAACTACATCGACAACTCCGTAAAAGTAGTCATCAACGCATTCAACGGGGATGTTTCCTACTATGTAATCAATCCCAATGACCCTATTGTGGAGACATTACAAAAGATTTATCCCAGCCTTTTCAAGCCTTTCAGCGATATGCCGGATTTCCTGAAAGCACACATCCGCTACCCAACCGATCTGTTTAACATACAGACGCAGATGTACAATGTTTATCACATGACCGACCCCAAGGTGTTTTATAACCAGGAAGATTACTGGGACGTGCCCAATGCCTTGGCCGATAATAACGCGCAGGCGAAGATGTTTCCCTACTACGTTATCATGCGCTTGCCTGGGAATACAGAAGAAGAGTATATCCTTATGCAGCCGCTTACCCCATCTAAGAAAGATAACATGATTGCCTGGATGTGTGCCCGTTGCGACGTACCCAACTACGGTGAACTTATAGTCTATACGCTTCCAAAAGATAAGCTCGTATACGGGCCAATGCAGATCGAAGGAAGAATCAATCAGAAGCCGGATATTTCAGCTGAGCTCACCCTGTGGGGTCAACAGGGTTCGCATGTGTTCAAGGGGAACCAGCTTGTAATCCCTATCAACAACTCATTCATTTATGTGGAACCTGTATACCTGCAATCGCAGGAGGGGCAGATACCCGAGCTGAAGCGCGTTATCGTTATTTATAAGGACCAGATTGAAATGCGGCCAACGCTGGATGAAGCGCTCCAAGCGATCTTTAACTCTTCCGGACTGCAAGACTCCACCACGGTACAGCTAGGAATTGTCATGGGAAACCTAGTAAAATCAGGGCTGTCAACCAAAGCGAAGGAAGCACTCTCCCATTACAATAAAGCCGTTGAATACCTGAAACAGGATGACTGGGACGGTTATGGCAAAGAGCTGCGGCAGATGAAGGCGATTTTGTCGGAAATGACCACCGACAGCGGGATAAGTCCTAAAGCTAAACATCAATAA
- a CDS encoding dihydrofolate reductase family protein, which yields MRKVIAAINMTLDGFCDHTAGIPDEEIHQHYTELLGQGDVILYGRTTYQLMEFWRTLLENPSEEKSMNDFALAIDKIPKIVFSHTLNNVEWKSATVAKRDLNEEVLGLRQQPGKDILVGSRSLIIQLMKLNLIDELQLCIYPVVEGNGLPLFENIYDRTIFKLVKSKTFNGGAVILYYLPRNK from the coding sequence ATGAGAAAAGTAATTGCAGCAATAAATATGACACTTGACGGGTTTTGCGACCATACGGCCGGAATACCTGATGAGGAAATACATCAACATTACACAGAGCTACTAGGCCAGGGAGACGTAATTCTATATGGTAGAACAACGTACCAACTTATGGAGTTTTGGCGAACACTTTTAGAAAACCCTTCAGAAGAAAAATCTATGAATGACTTTGCTCTGGCTATTGACAAGATTCCCAAAATTGTTTTTTCCCATACGCTGAACAATGTTGAATGGAAAAGTGCAACAGTAGCAAAGCGTGATTTAAATGAGGAAGTTTTAGGACTTAGGCAACAACCGGGTAAAGATATTCTTGTTGGTAGCCGCAGCTTAATTATACAGCTAATGAAGCTAAACTTGATTGATGAACTCCAACTTTGCATCTATCCGGTTGTTGAGGGAAACGGTTTGCCACTATTTGAAAACATATACGACAGGACAATTTTTAAACTCGTTAAGAGTAAAACCTTTAACGGTGGAGCGGTAATTCTGTATTATCTGCCGAGAAACAAATGA
- a CDS encoding helix-turn-helix transcriptional regulator, translating to MMAKRKMSLNELSDKVGLTLSNLSILKTGKAKAIRFSTLEAICNVLECQPGDILEYANDEQKTTTR from the coding sequence ATGATGGCAAAGCGAAAAATGTCGCTTAATGAGCTATCTGATAAAGTTGGATTGACTTTATCGAACCTTTCAATATTAAAGACAGGAAAAGCAAAGGCAATTAGATTTAGCACCTTGGAGGCAATTTGTAATGTATTAGAATGCCAACCCGGTGACATTTTAGAATATGCTAATGACGAACAAAAAACAACGACCCGCTAA
- a CDS encoding SRPBCC family protein gives MTDNKIAINVTVLADSKKVWDYYTLPKHITKWNFADPSWHCPTASNDLRIGGHYVARMEAKDGSFGFDFDAVYTKIQKNESFTYEFGGRQATVKFKEENGLTEVIVIFDPETENSIEMQKNGWQAILNNFKKYVETN, from the coding sequence ATGACAGATAACAAAATAGCAATTAATGTAACTGTTTTGGCAGACAGTAAAAAGGTTTGGGACTACTACACGTTACCTAAACACATAACAAAATGGAATTTTGCCGACCCAAGTTGGCATTGCCCAACAGCATCAAACGACTTAAGAATCGGGGGACATTATGTAGCAAGAATGGAAGCCAAAGACGGAAGTTTTGGTTTTGACTTTGACGCCGTCTATACAAAAATTCAAAAAAATGAAAGTTTTACCTATGAATTTGGTGGTCGACAAGCAACAGTTAAGTTTAAAGAAGAAAACGGTTTGACAGAAGTTATTGTGATATTTGATCCTGAAACAGAAAATTCAATTGAGATGCAGAAAAATGGTTGGCAGGCGATACTAAACAACTTCAAAAAATATGTTGAAACTAACTGA
- a CDS encoding SDR family oxidoreductase, which translates to MDKDKIALVTGANKGIGFETSRQLGKLGYKVLLGIRDKERGQKAVDALKEEGIDAQLIVLDVTSQNTIDNAVKFIEKEYGHLDILINNAGVFLEKGVLPSQLKLTTLRETFEVNFFGAFAMITAMLPLLKKSTGGRIVNVSSGQGSLTRSSGPDSTRIQLAYNSSKAALNALTIQFAKELKNTPIKINAAAPGYTITDMNEGKGQRTVQQASQIIVKLAMLDETGTSGGYFEDAGEIPW; encoded by the coding sequence GTGGATAAAGATAAAATAGCTCTGGTTACAGGAGCAAATAAGGGTATCGGTTTTGAAACATCAAGACAATTGGGGAAATTAGGCTATAAAGTGCTTCTTGGAATAAGGGATAAAGAACGAGGCCAAAAAGCAGTGGATGCTTTAAAAGAAGAGGGTATTGATGCTCAATTAATAGTGCTTGATGTTACAAGCCAGAATACCATTGATAACGCAGTCAAATTCATTGAGAAAGAGTATGGACACCTCGATATTCTTATTAACAATGCGGGTGTCTTTCTCGAAAAAGGGGTATTGCCAAGCCAGCTTAAGCTCACAACTTTAAGAGAAACTTTCGAGGTTAATTTTTTCGGCGCTTTCGCCATGATTACCGCAATGCTTCCTTTACTAAAGAAATCTACTGGAGGTAGGATTGTCAATGTTTCGAGCGGACAAGGTTCGCTAACAAGAAGCAGCGGTCCAGACTCCACCAGAATACAGCTCGCCTACAACAGCTCAAAGGCTGCTCTTAATGCGTTAACCATTCAATTCGCAAAAGAACTAAAGAATACTCCCATAAAAATTAATGCTGCTGCACCAGGCTACACCATTACGGATATGAATGAGGGCAAAGGTCAAAGAACAGTGCAGCAGGCCTCCCAGATTATTGTTAAGCTGGCCATGTTAGATGAAACCGGCACAAGTGGCGGATATTTTGAAGACGCTGGAGAAATTCCGTGGTAG
- a CDS encoding alpha/beta fold hydrolase, producing EYTLQDHINDVLGIMDFYDIEKTYLLGVSMGSYIAQGVAIAAPERIEKLILTVPKSNGLTSSLQILFSEHAEEIKGKNFHETILTLLGYFAYNTEIMQHHLDVFETDLTPEQFAAANKAITNFDFRKDLPSITAPTLVVSGKYDGLNPPKDGQEIASIIPTATFAEMQFSGHAPMYEETERYLKLVEDFLFN from the coding sequence GAATACACCTTGCAGGACCACATAAATGACGTGTTGGGCATTATGGACTTTTACGATATAGAAAAAACGTATTTGCTTGGTGTTTCAATGGGAAGCTATATTGCACAAGGTGTTGCCATTGCTGCACCTGAAAGGATTGAAAAGCTGATATTAACTGTTCCAAAATCCAATGGACTTACTTCATCCTTGCAAATATTGTTCAGCGAACACGCAGAAGAAATTAAGGGGAAGAATTTTCACGAAACTATTTTGACTTTACTGGGATATTTCGCTTACAACACTGAGATAATGCAACACCATCTTGATGTTTTTGAAACAGATTTAACACCAGAACAATTTGCCGCTGCCAATAAGGCCATAACAAACTTTGATTTCAGGAAAGATTTACCAAGTATTACAGCCCCAACACTTGTAGTGAGCGGAAAGTATGACGGTTTAAATCCTCCGAAAGACGGACAAGAAATCGCCTCGATAATTCCCACTGCAACGTTTGCAGAAATGCAATTTTCGGGACACGCGCCAATGTATGAAGAAACAGAAAGGTATTTAAAACTTGTAGAGGACTTTTTATTCAATTGA
- a CDS encoding sodium:proton antiporter, with translation MSHSELIDLTILAVLTLGFFAFLLSEKAHISSIPILIVLGFLFGPVFGLIPNNQGHTIFNYARVLGLVLILYTEGHNLKWTIIKKHLATIGILDTIGLLLTAAISGFLFSYLFNLPLAAGFLFGTIVSATDPATLIPLFKQNKVDENIKTVIVTESIFNDPLGIVLSTLAIAMVAPHADQAHLIEKIAHFTTIYPAGAIYFLYVMISAVALGLGLGAFGYWTIRWLKPGLFPQIFGVAIAFGGFLIGEAAQTSGYLVATVIGIVFGNHALVFKRWNEHAGFNKFVKEEMHFNEIISDMASVFIFILFGATVNISILNETLVKGVLIALGVVFIARPIASLAILPLKKWTFKEYLFISLEGPRGVVPAALAGVPLAIGFMNHNQILIDWGQVILSATIMTVLISVLAETLWVKPLTKKLLSHKK, from the coding sequence ATGTCGCATTCAGAGCTTATTGACTTAACCATTCTTGCCGTATTGACACTGGGATTTTTTGCTTTTTTGCTGAGTGAAAAAGCACACATCTCCTCCATTCCAATACTCATTGTTCTGGGGTTCCTATTCGGGCCTGTGTTTGGTCTTATTCCCAACAACCAGGGACACACCATTTTTAACTATGCCCGTGTTTTAGGACTAGTACTCATATTGTATACCGAGGGTCATAATTTGAAATGGACCATAATTAAAAAGCACTTGGCTACCATTGGGATACTGGATACAATAGGCTTACTTTTAACAGCTGCAATTAGTGGGTTCCTGTTTTCCTATCTGTTCAATCTACCATTAGCCGCCGGTTTCCTTTTCGGAACCATTGTTTCGGCAACCGACCCCGCTACGTTGATTCCACTTTTTAAACAAAACAAGGTCGACGAGAACATCAAAACCGTTATTGTTACGGAATCCATTTTCAATGATCCGTTGGGCATCGTATTGAGTACACTGGCCATTGCCATGGTTGCTCCCCATGCCGATCAGGCACATCTCATTGAGAAGATTGCACATTTTACGACTATTTACCCAGCTGGAGCCATATACTTCCTTTACGTGATGATTTCTGCTGTGGCACTGGGCCTTGGCTTAGGGGCTTTCGGTTACTGGACCATCCGTTGGTTGAAACCGGGACTTTTCCCCCAAATCTTCGGTGTAGCCATTGCATTTGGAGGCTTTCTTATTGGTGAAGCAGCCCAAACATCGGGTTATTTGGTTGCCACGGTCATTGGTATTGTTTTTGGAAACCATGCCCTTGTGTTTAAAAGATGGAACGAACACGCAGGGTTCAATAAGTTTGTGAAGGAGGAGATGCACTTTAACGAAATCATCTCCGATATGGCCAGCGTATTCATCTTTATTTTGTTCGGTGCCACCGTTAACATCTCCATTCTCAATGAGACACTAGTAAAAGGAGTTTTAATTGCTCTGGGGGTTGTTTTTATTGCCCGCCCCATTGCCTCTTTAGCCATTCTTCCATTGAAAAAATGGACATTCAAAGAGTATCTCTTTATATCTCTTGAAGGGCCCCGGGGTGTTGTTCCTGCTGCATTGGCGGGAGTTCCCCTAGCCATCGGTTTTATGAATCATAATCAGATACTGATTGATTGGGGCCAAGTTATTCTCTCGGCTACCATCATGACCGTTTTGATTTCCGTATTGGCCGAAACACTTTGGGTAAAACCTCTTACAAAGAAATTGTTAAGCCACAAAAAGTAA
- a CDS encoding glycyl-radical enzyme activating protein: MDKYLLYFHISWLSETDGPGKRVALFLQGCHLDCSWCHSPHSQPAESPILYFDNLCKKCGRCQTTCPNNVHLISGNAHILQRENCTHCGACVEACPQSSQLKHSGALILPTTKMKITQLFEMVKPQLELLGHDGGITFSGGEPLLQAEPLAAFAKMCKESGIHTALETSGIVPIEHIQAVHPFIDTWLVGIRLVTSKKNEQSEYLKNKTLKTLDYLTHKANADIVVRIPVIPGITTTEVYLNAVHQLLQKYGIKKIEILPHNPESSHYYSAMGKTPMVKYDKNQAENMFKHVSNYLNYLPTI; the protein is encoded by the coding sequence ATGGACAAGTATCTTTTATACTTCCACATTAGCTGGTTATCCGAAACCGATGGACCCGGAAAAAGAGTGGCCCTATTTTTACAGGGCTGCCACTTGGATTGCAGCTGGTGCCACTCCCCCCACTCCCAGCCAGCAGAAAGCCCTATTCTTTACTTTGATAACTTGTGTAAAAAATGTGGCCGCTGCCAAACTACCTGCCCCAACAATGTGCACCTCATCAGCGGCAACGCTCACATACTACAAAGGGAAAATTGCACTCACTGCGGTGCCTGCGTGGAAGCCTGTCCACAGTCGTCACAGCTAAAGCACAGCGGTGCACTTATTCTTCCAACGACAAAAATGAAGATCACCCAACTGTTTGAAATGGTGAAACCCCAGCTGGAACTTTTAGGGCACGACGGAGGAATTACCTTCAGCGGAGGAGAACCACTCCTACAAGCTGAGCCACTTGCCGCCTTCGCCAAAATGTGCAAGGAATCGGGTATTCATACAGCACTCGAAACATCCGGAATTGTTCCCATTGAGCACATACAAGCCGTTCATCCGTTTATCGACACTTGGCTGGTAGGTATTAGGCTGGTGACCAGCAAAAAGAATGAGCAATCTGAATATCTCAAGAACAAAACTCTCAAAACGTTGGATTACTTAACCCATAAGGCTAATGCAGATATAGTAGTGCGCATCCCTGTAATTCCGGGAATTACCACCACCGAGGTATATCTTAATGCCGTTCACCAGCTTTTGCAGAAATATGGAATAAAGAAAATAGAGATACTTCCGCACAACCCTGAAAGCTCCCACTACTATTCAGCGATGGGTAAAACGCCCATGGTTAAATACGATAAAAATCAAGCGGAGAATATGTTCAAGCATGTCTCCAATTATCTAAACTATTTACCAACCATTTAA
- the arr gene encoding NAD(+)--rifampin ADP-ribosyltransferase, which yields MEYNNKNGLNQSRQGASPFAQTYFHGTKADLKVGALVEIGYNSNFGQRKNAKYIFLTATLDAAIWGAELAIGEGRERIYLVEPTGQIEDDPDLTDKKFPSNPSKSFRSTHPFRVVGEVTIWQGHLPEQVKLMKDNIERARQLGINSLND from the coding sequence ATGGAATACAATAACAAAAACGGACTGAATCAAAGTAGGCAAGGTGCCTCACCTTTTGCTCAAACATATTTCCACGGGACAAAGGCAGACTTAAAAGTTGGTGCGCTTGTCGAAATTGGATACAACTCAAACTTTGGCCAAAGAAAAAATGCTAAATATATTTTCCTAACAGCGACATTAGATGCCGCAATCTGGGGAGCCGAACTTGCTATTGGAGAAGGACGAGAAAGAATTTATTTAGTTGAGCCAACCGGACAAATAGAGGACGACCCTGATTTGACGGATAAAAAATTTCCTAGCAACCCCTCAAAGTCATTTCGTTCGACACATCCATTTAGAGTTGTTGGAGAAGTAACTATTTGGCAGGGACACTTACCTGAACAAGTTAAACTAATGAAAGATAACATTGAACGAGCAAGACAACTCGGTATTAATTCACTTAACGACTAA
- a CDS encoding YciI family protein, which yields MKENKYYTLEGSFVKNLPEQKEMEEAIEAHLEYLNIGFKDGSVLVSGPKVGVGGGIIIVKCDDIEKFCNDDPLVKAGIQEYRITEFKLHKCQDFLTGWFK from the coding sequence ATGAAAGAAAATAAATATTACACGTTAGAAGGTTCGTTCGTGAAAAATCTTCCGGAACAAAAAGAAATGGAAGAAGCTATTGAGGCTCATCTTGAATATCTGAATATAGGGTTTAAAGATGGATCCGTTCTTGTTTCAGGTCCCAAAGTTGGTGTTGGAGGTGGAATTATCATAGTAAAATGTGACGATATAGAGAAATTTTGTAATGATGACCCTTTGGTAAAAGCAGGCATTCAAGAGTATCGAATTACGGAATTTAAGCTTCATAAATGCCAAGATTTTCTGACTGGCTGGTTTAAGTAA
- a CDS encoding DUF2975 domain-containing protein, with the protein MSKGNNLVFKALHIVAWLIFVGLCIEAGGLIVNFVYSVFKPEIVAKLYQKLDLSGMYQQSKWAYYGMYSFAISISVLKAMLFYIVIELLYKLDLAKPFSSFAAKKIKQISYYTFSIGILSFIARETAKNLSHHGYEIDKLSQFWVDSQAFILMAAVIYIIATIFKKGVDIQNENDLTV; encoded by the coding sequence ATGTCAAAAGGAAACAACCTCGTATTTAAAGCCTTGCACATTGTAGCTTGGCTAATTTTTGTCGGCTTGTGCATAGAAGCAGGTGGTCTGATTGTAAACTTTGTTTATAGTGTATTTAAGCCTGAAATTGTGGCTAAGCTGTATCAAAAGCTTGATTTGAGTGGTATGTATCAACAAAGCAAATGGGCTTACTATGGTATGTATAGTTTTGCAATATCCATTTCCGTATTAAAGGCAATGCTTTTCTATATTGTAATAGAATTACTATACAAATTAGATTTGGCAAAGCCATTTAGCAGTTTTGCAGCCAAAAAAATTAAGCAAATCAGCTACTATACTTTCTCCATAGGAATTTTAAGTTTCATAGCAAGAGAAACGGCAAAAAATTTGTCACATCACGGTTATGAAATAGACAAGCTCAGTCAGTTTTGGGTAGATAGTCAAGCATTTATTTTGATGGCTGCTGTAATCTATATTATTGCAACCATTTTCAAAAAAGGAGTAGATATTCAAAACGAAAACGATTTAACAGTATAA